A portion of the Treponema rectale genome contains these proteins:
- the dnaG gene encoding DNA primase — protein sequence MAGFIKQESIDEVSNKTDIVSVIGEYVQLTQKGNDWWGCCPFHHEKTPSFSVSSDKKFYYCFGCHAKGTVFKFIQEMENCSFSEAVESLAKKSGVQVEYTSTGREEYRKDPSIQLKAEYTDLYTRVANSFHYMLMETEAGKFALEYITARGLTKETLEKFKLGYSPADRTWLKKFLKGKNYSDEFLANSGLFSKRYPDISFFNDRLMFPIFNKNGEVVAMGGRFLRGDPSKSPKYLNSSDLIQYKKGSTLYAFNFAKQAIHENHKVIFCEGYMDCIAYHQCGLTYAVAPLGTALTEEQISLVKNYVRDGCVMLSFDSDGAGLAATKRAIIMCRQHDLTVKVIKLSGGKDPAEIMINYGPEVLTNEVNSAILDNDFLLSVLTATYGKDSPDAKLKAAMEFFTYIDALQTDIQKNACLEQFCRTYEVSLDAIRNDYLNRSQIEQKMKKTLPSDQNVKEEKIKVTAESAAVLSVIDDDISFFKKLRNEITVDDLSDSLAKKIFIILEECSRNDNFSVSSILNHCENPELQNLIIKSLQTDSANKEQSVNESIKLLKRNVLKKQNDELQVQICRLERSQLPEDKAQLMELISRRMEISSRLEDLKKRD from the coding sequence ATGGCCGGTTTCATAAAGCAGGAATCCATTGACGAAGTTTCAAATAAAACTGACATTGTCAGCGTCATAGGAGAATACGTACAGCTGACCCAGAAAGGAAATGACTGGTGGGGATGCTGTCCGTTTCACCATGAAAAAACTCCTTCATTCAGTGTATCTTCTGACAAAAAATTCTACTACTGCTTCGGATGTCACGCAAAAGGTACAGTTTTTAAATTCATTCAGGAAATGGAAAACTGCTCCTTTTCTGAAGCTGTAGAATCTCTGGCAAAAAAAAGCGGAGTTCAGGTTGAATACACATCAACAGGAAGGGAAGAGTATAGAAAAGATCCATCAATTCAATTAAAGGCAGAATATACGGACTTGTACACCAGAGTTGCAAATTCCTTTCACTACATGCTGATGGAAACTGAGGCGGGAAAATTTGCCCTCGAATACATAACCGCAAGAGGACTGACAAAAGAAACTCTTGAAAAATTCAAGCTGGGATACAGTCCGGCAGACAGAACCTGGCTGAAAAAATTTCTGAAAGGAAAAAATTACAGCGATGAATTTCTGGCAAATTCCGGACTTTTCAGTAAAAGATATCCGGACATTTCTTTTTTCAATGACAGGCTCATGTTTCCTATTTTTAACAAAAACGGCGAAGTCGTGGCTATGGGTGGACGTTTTTTACGGGGAGATCCTTCAAAATCACCAAAATACCTTAACTCTTCAGACCTGATTCAATACAAAAAGGGAAGCACTCTCTATGCCTTCAATTTTGCAAAACAGGCAATTCATGAAAATCATAAAGTAATATTCTGTGAAGGCTACATGGACTGCATTGCATATCATCAGTGCGGACTTACCTATGCAGTGGCACCTTTGGGAACAGCTTTGACTGAGGAACAGATTTCTCTGGTAAAAAACTATGTCAGGGACGGCTGTGTAATGCTGTCATTTGATTCTGACGGAGCAGGTCTTGCAGCAACGAAAAGAGCAATAATTATGTGCCGGCAGCATGACCTTACCGTAAAAGTCATAAAGCTTTCAGGGGGAAAAGATCCTGCAGAAATAATGATAAACTACGGTCCTGAAGTATTGACAAATGAAGTTAACTCCGCTATTTTGGACAATGATTTTTTGTTGTCCGTTCTGACAGCAACTTATGGAAAGGATTCCCCTGACGCCAAACTGAAAGCCGCCATGGAATTCTTTACATATATAGATGCCCTTCAGACAGACATACAGAAAAACGCATGTCTGGAGCAATTTTGCCGGACATACGAAGTCAGCCTGGATGCAATCAGAAACGATTATCTGAACCGCAGTCAGATTGAGCAGAAAATGAAAAAGACTTTACCGTCAGATCAGAATGTAAAGGAAGAGAAAATCAAAGTTACGGCAGAATCAGCAGCCGTTCTCAGTGTGATTGACGATGACATAAGCTTTTTCAAAAAACTGCGCAACGAAATTACGGTAGATGATCTTAGTGATTCTCTGGCAAAGAAAATATTCATTATCTTGGAGGAATGTTCCAGAAACGATAATTTCTCAGTAAGCAGCATACTTAATCATTGTGAAAATCCGGAACTGCAGAACCTGATAATAAAATCATTGCAGACAGACTCCGCTAATAAAGAACAAAGTGTCAATGAAAGCATAAAGCTGCTGAAAAGGAATGTACTGAAAAAGCAGAATGATGAGCTTCAGGTACAGATATGCAGGCTAGAACGAAGCCAGCTTCCGGAAGACAAAGCTCAGCTTATGGAACTGATTTCAAGAAGAATGGAAATATCTTCGCGGTTGGAAGATCTTAAGAAAAGGGATTAA
- the mltG gene encoding endolytic transglycosylase MltG has product MKDKTSQKNTHRKTNIILAALLWIIAVAAIGIVILLAIWKSAVSPVSGTENAVTMQIDIPEGMTVKDAASLLEKKGLIKSSRALYIAARFSIFDRKHPFELKSGTYTVSSSMKLKEIYNLLQSGTQIYITVVIPEGLTASKIGTILEEKGVCSRKDFMTAFADPELIAAYSVPAENLEGYLFPDTYFFTPKMKAYDAVQKLTDNFFERIKEISGLSEMTPENLHKTLTLASIVEREYRLKDEAPLIASVFTNRLRNGIGLYSCATIEYIITEILNKPHPERITYNDLKIDNPYNTYMWAGLTPGPISNPGLVALDAACNPAKTNYYYFVLTDPERGAHTFSSNFDQHKAAETINYTSKSR; this is encoded by the coding sequence TTGAAAGACAAAACATCTCAAAAAAATACGCACAGAAAAACAAATATAATTCTTGCTGCACTTTTATGGATTATTGCTGTAGCTGCAATCGGAATCGTTATTCTTCTTGCAATATGGAAATCTGCAGTATCACCGGTTTCAGGAACTGAAAATGCAGTTACCATGCAGATTGATATTCCTGAGGGAATGACTGTAAAGGATGCAGCATCACTCCTTGAAAAGAAGGGCCTCATAAAATCTTCCAGAGCACTTTACATAGCTGCAAGATTCAGTATTTTTGACAGAAAACATCCTTTTGAATTAAAAAGCGGAACATATACGGTATCCAGCTCAATGAAGCTGAAAGAAATCTACAATCTTCTCCAGTCCGGAACTCAGATTTACATAACAGTCGTAATTCCAGAAGGCCTTACTGCATCAAAAATAGGCACGATACTTGAAGAAAAGGGAGTCTGCTCAAGAAAGGATTTTATGACAGCCTTTGCAGATCCTGAACTTATAGCAGCATATTCTGTTCCGGCAGAAAACCTCGAGGGATACCTTTTTCCTGACACCTATTTCTTTACACCAAAGATGAAGGCTTACGATGCAGTACAGAAACTGACGGACAATTTTTTTGAAAGAATAAAAGAAATCAGCGGACTTTCAGAAATGACACCGGAAAACCTTCACAAAACACTTACGCTGGCTTCAATAGTCGAAAGGGAATACAGGCTTAAAGACGAAGCTCCTCTTATCGCAAGCGTATTTACAAACAGACTCAGAAACGGTATCGGACTTTATTCATGCGCAACGATTGAATACATCATAACTGAAATCCTCAATAAACCTCATCCTGAGCGCATAACATACAATGATCTTAAAATTGATAATCCATACAATACCTATATGTGGGCAGGTCTGACACCGGGACCTATATCAAATCCGGGACTGGTTGCTCTTGATGCAGCATGTAATCCTGCAAAAACAAACTATTACTATTTCGTACTTACTGATCCTGAGCGCGGTGCACATACTTTCAGTTCAAACTTTGACCAGCACAAAGCTGCAGAAACCATCAATTATACTTCAAAGAGCAGATAA
- a CDS encoding MBL fold metallo-hydrolase: protein MYIKFFGVRGSLPAPVTPDQIQAKISAVLERLTPQDIENEDTKTKFLSNLPKWLFGTTGGNTPCVEVRSKNGTEFIMDSGTGIRLLGKELPATKNNTYHLFLSHYHWDHIQGFPFFDKIYDHNAKLEIYSCFKDAEKFMAGQNTTPYFPPNAKWDNIKDHIHFNYLEEEKKYEIEGVKIEAHKMTHPGDSFSFSFEEDGKKLIYSTDVELQNSDFDRTQKRNEFFKDADIIIFDCQYTNPEAIQKENWGHSSFSYAIDFAELWNIKQLYMFHHDPTYDDKKLDSILNAGKIYQNYKQNFIPELHLAREGKVIEL from the coding sequence TTGTATATAAAATTCTTCGGAGTAAGAGGTTCACTTCCTGCTCCCGTCACACCGGATCAGATTCAGGCAAAAATTTCCGCAGTTCTTGAACGTCTGACTCCACAGGATATTGAAAATGAAGATACAAAAACGAAATTTCTATCCAATCTGCCAAAATGGTTATTCGGAACTACAGGTGGAAATACTCCCTGCGTAGAGGTCAGATCAAAAAACGGTACTGAGTTTATAATGGACAGCGGTACCGGCATCAGGCTGCTGGGAAAAGAACTTCCGGCAACAAAAAACAACACTTATCATCTTTTCCTTTCACACTATCACTGGGATCACATACAGGGATTTCCTTTTTTTGATAAAATTTATGACCACAATGCTAAACTTGAAATTTATTCCTGTTTTAAAGATGCAGAAAAATTTATGGCAGGCCAGAATACCACCCCTTATTTTCCACCTAATGCAAAATGGGACAATATAAAAGACCACATACACTTCAATTATCTTGAGGAAGAAAAAAAATACGAAATTGAAGGTGTTAAAATAGAAGCCCACAAAATGACTCATCCCGGTGACTCCTTTTCATTTTCCTTCGAGGAAGACGGGAAAAAATTAATATACTCAACGGATGTTGAACTTCAGAACAGTGATTTTGACAGAACACAAAAACGCAATGAATTTTTTAAGGATGCAGACATAATCATATTTGACTGTCAGTACACGAATCCTGAAGCCATACAGAAAGAAAACTGGGGACATTCTAGTTTCAGTTACGCAATTGATTTTGCAGAACTCTGGAACATAAAACAACTGTACATGTTTCATCATGATCCTACCTACGATGATAAAAAACTTGACTCTATCCTTAATGCAGGTAAAATCTATCAGAATTACAAACAGAATTTTATTCCTGAGCTGCATCTCGCCCGGGAAGGAAAGGTAATAGAACTTTGA
- a CDS encoding glycogen synthase: protein MNVFVVSREYAGIAEAGGVKNVVCSLSETLLKSGCDVTVFIPYYACTDTSSVKNLHDCREEVSFTVAGKKESVRFSEGIINGVHIVFLHHPAFAEKQGVYTYTEQEQIENPRHSKGEGHEDVLKLNVLFQKGIVLAARRIITDSPDIIHCHDATAALVPVFVKQAQGQSAEDKKYYGNTKCIVTIHNAGPGYHHNFKDIREAEFLTGLSEKILSCGMSGKRIEPFLLAAGTSTLTAVSPWYADEINSGDTDTDGLSEALKAKKIKVKGIINGIDAEKYDTGNPEVSLLPYTFCPERHDLKGKYLCRKYFFENYAAKNAKKHAENETLIQYGYLDEPDDSTVCITYHGRIAHQKGIDVASKAARLILDKKLNVRFIFAGQGFPELEMQFAAIAKDYPGRAVYIKGYTKQMARLSVASADFSLHPSYFEPCGLEDFIAQLFGTIPVANATGGLKKILDEETGFLYSPNTAEKLSEVLYSLIKIRAIPETNIFTSMIAYAAKYVKENYSWKNVAEKYYLPLYTELAGDEKK, encoded by the coding sequence ATGAATGTTTTTGTTGTTTCAAGAGAATATGCAGGAATAGCCGAAGCCGGTGGCGTAAAAAATGTCGTATGTTCTCTGTCAGAAACTTTATTGAAGTCCGGCTGTGATGTTACGGTTTTCATACCGTACTACGCATGTACAGATACTTCATCAGTAAAAAATCTCCATGACTGCAGGGAAGAAGTCTCCTTTACCGTTGCAGGAAAAAAAGAATCCGTCAGGTTTTCGGAAGGTATCATAAACGGAGTACATATTGTTTTTCTTCATCACCCGGCTTTTGCAGAAAAACAGGGTGTTTATACCTATACAGAACAGGAACAGATTGAAAATCCCCGACATTCAAAGGGAGAAGGACATGAAGACGTACTGAAACTCAACGTTCTCTTTCAAAAGGGTATTGTCCTCGCAGCACGTAGAATAATTACAGATTCCCCTGACATAATACACTGTCATGACGCAACGGCAGCCCTCGTTCCGGTATTTGTAAAACAGGCACAGGGACAGTCTGCTGAAGACAAAAAATACTACGGAAATACAAAATGCATTGTTACAATACATAATGCAGGACCGGGCTACCATCATAATTTTAAGGATATCAGGGAAGCAGAATTCCTTACCGGGCTTAGTGAAAAAATTCTTTCCTGCGGAATGTCCGGAAAACGGATAGAACCATTCCTCCTGGCTGCAGGAACCTCCACCCTTACTGCAGTTTCTCCTTGGTATGCGGATGAAATAAATTCCGGTGATACAGATACGGACGGTCTTTCAGAAGCACTTAAAGCAAAAAAAATTAAAGTAAAGGGAATAATAAACGGAATTGATGCAGAAAAATATGATACCGGAAATCCGGAAGTTTCCCTTTTACCTTACACATTCTGTCCGGAGCGGCATGACCTTAAGGGAAAGTATCTTTGCAGAAAATACTTTTTTGAAAATTACGCAGCAAAGAATGCAAAAAAACATGCTGAAAATGAAACTCTGATTCAATACGGATATCTTGATGAACCGGATGACTCTACAGTCTGCATAACATATCACGGAAGAATTGCTCATCAGAAGGGAATTGACGTTGCTTCAAAAGCCGCAAGACTGATACTGGATAAAAAACTTAACGTCCGTTTTATTTTTGCAGGGCAGGGCTTCCCTGAACTGGAAATGCAGTTTGCAGCAATTGCAAAAGATTATCCGGGAAGGGCAGTGTACATAAAAGGCTATACAAAGCAGATGGCAAGACTCAGTGTCGCTTCCGCAGATTTTTCACTTCATCCGAGCTATTTTGAACCCTGCGGTCTGGAAGACTTTATAGCTCAGCTTTTCGGAACGATTCCTGTTGCAAATGCCACTGGCGGCTTAAAAAAAATACTTGATGAAGAAACAGGTTTTCTTTACAGCCCGAATACTGCAGAAAAACTTTCAGAAGTTCTCTATTCCCTGATAAAAATACGGGCAATTCCGGAAACGAATATTTTTACGTCTATGATTGCCTATGCCGCAAAATATGTTAAGGAAAACTACTCCTGGAAAAATGTAGCTGAAAAATATTACCTGCCGCTTTACACAGAACTTGCAGGCGATGAAAAAAAATAA
- the aroH gene encoding chorismate mutase: MQKRLYSIRGASCAENTAESITDAVREMCSKLFRENSISGDDIVNIIFSMTADLDALNAATALRRADTGTDTSSVPLFTAQEASIKGMLPKVIRVMITAYLPEGTKVKPVYINGAQALRPDFAQS; encoded by the coding sequence ATGCAGAAACGACTATACAGTATACGGGGTGCATCCTGTGCAGAGAATACGGCAGAATCAATAACAGATGCCGTACGGGAAATGTGCTCGAAACTATTCAGGGAAAACAGTATTTCAGGAGATGACATCGTAAACATTATTTTTTCAATGACGGCTGATCTTGATGCCCTTAATGCAGCAACAGCTCTCAGACGTGCTGATACGGGAACGGACACTTCATCAGTACCTCTTTTTACGGCTCAGGAAGCTTCAATAAAGGGCATGCTTCCGAAAGTAATACGTGTAATGATTACCGCATACCTGCCTGAAGGCACAAAGGTAAAACCTGTATATATAAACGGAGCACAGGCACTGAGGCCTGATTTTGCACAGTCCTGA
- a CDS encoding CCA tRNA nucleotidyltransferase: protein MGKGKIKVPEKLHKVWEIFNQHGFKVYLVGGAVRDELLGKKSHDWDLATDATPAQVMKIFRKVIPTGIAHGTVTIHIFGLELETTTFRTDSSYSDGRHPDSVRFTGDIVEDLSRRDFTMNAIACSLEDGSLTDPFGGEEDIKKKIICTVGNPLDRFDEDGLRPVRAVRFAGQLGFDIEDCTLKALSDKNVLKKTAGISVERFRDEFMKIMASPKPSVSLRLLESTGMLNLFIPEFQSCRNCIQNDGRGFHEFDVADHIFYSCDGIPSGNVLVRLAAFYHDIGKPQCRTVESKDGMNLFHFHHHESVSEKIAVSSMTKLKFSNDEIKKVSHLVKEHMFYYESSWSDAAVRRFIIRIGLENIDDLFALRLGDVYGMHRIPMDPLSPSWKLLLELKERIARITEENNALSLRDLAVSGNDLMDAGIPKGKVLGFILKELLECVIDSPAMNDREKLLSLAVNIYDAKYRC from the coding sequence ATGGGAAAAGGAAAAATAAAAGTTCCGGAAAAACTTCATAAGGTCTGGGAAATTTTCAATCAGCATGGTTTTAAGGTTTATCTTGTGGGCGGTGCCGTAAGGGATGAGCTTTTAGGAAAAAAAAGTCATGACTGGGATCTGGCAACTGACGCAACTCCTGCACAGGTCATGAAGATTTTCAGGAAGGTTATTCCTACGGGAATAGCTCATGGAACTGTAACGATTCATATTTTCGGACTTGAACTTGAAACTACTACTTTCAGGACTGATTCTTCGTATTCTGACGGCCGTCATCCTGACAGTGTCCGTTTTACCGGTGATATAGTTGAGGACCTTTCCAGGCGCGATTTTACGATGAATGCCATAGCCTGCAGTCTTGAAGACGGTTCTTTGACGGATCCGTTCGGAGGTGAAGAGGATATAAAGAAAAAGATTATATGTACTGTAGGCAATCCGCTGGACCGGTTTGATGAGGACGGTCTCAGGCCTGTAAGGGCCGTGCGCTTTGCAGGACAGCTTGGTTTCGATATTGAAGACTGTACGCTGAAAGCCCTTTCTGATAAAAATGTCCTTAAAAAAACTGCGGGTATTTCTGTAGAAAGATTTCGTGACGAATTCATGAAAATAATGGCCAGTCCCAAACCATCTGTAAGTCTCAGACTTCTTGAAAGTACCGGCATGCTGAACCTGTTCATTCCTGAATTTCAGTCCTGCAGAAACTGTATTCAGAATGACGGACGGGGTTTTCATGAATTTGATGTGGCGGATCATATTTTTTATTCCTGTGACGGAATTCCTTCCGGCAATGTTCTGGTACGGCTTGCTGCATTTTATCATGACATCGGAAAACCTCAGTGCAGGACCGTGGAGTCTAAAGACGGAATGAATCTTTTTCATTTTCATCATCATGAGTCCGTTTCTGAGAAAATTGCCGTTTCAAGCATGACAAAATTGAAATTTTCCAATGATGAAATAAAGAAAGTCAGCCATCTTGTAAAGGAGCATATGTTTTATTATGAAAGCAGCTGGAGTGATGCTGCAGTCAGACGTTTCATCATAAGGATCGGACTTGAAAATATTGATGATCTGTTTGCCCTGCGGCTTGGAGATGTATACGGAATGCACCGTATTCCGATGGATCCCCTTTCGCCTTCATGGAAACTCCTTCTTGAGCTTAAGGAACGCATAGCCCGCATTACGGAAGAGAATAATGCCCTTTCTCTCCGGGATCTTGCTGTTTCAGGAAATGACCTGATGGATGCCGGAATTCCAAAGGGAAAGGTTCTTGGATTTATCCTGAAGGAACTTCTGGAATGCGTCATTGATTCTCCGGCAATGAATGACAGGGAAAAACTCCTGTCTTTAGCCGTCAATATTTATGATGCAAAATACAGGTGTTAA
- the trpS gene encoding tryptophan--tRNA ligase, translated as MAENEIEYEAKGTYEAALEKSRQIEEDIKVNPSKYRVLTGDRPTGRLHIGHYFGSLQNRVRLSKMGVPTMVLIADYQVLTDHDAFDQISQNTKQLVIDYLAAGIEPGENTIIYPHSYVPECNQLMLPFLTLVSNSELSRNPTVKDEITKSDLAVVNAGMYTYPIHQACDILFCKGNVVPVGKDQLPHLELTRTIARRFNKKFCKKTPPVFPMPYALLSKTPSIKGLDGSAKMSKSLGNAVYLSSTADETAALIKKAKTDGERVITYDPVNRPEVANLLMLISLCNGQEPEAIAASIGDGGSGKLKSVLTEALNEELRPLREKRAQLEKEPDYIRQVLTEGAGRAREIAVKTLDEVRSAMNMVI; from the coding sequence ATGGCAGAAAATGAAATTGAATACGAGGCAAAAGGAACTTATGAGGCAGCTCTTGAAAAGAGCCGTCAGATTGAAGAGGATATAAAGGTTAATCCGTCAAAGTATCGGGTTCTTACAGGGGACAGACCTACAGGACGTCTTCATATCGGACATTATTTCGGTTCACTTCAGAATCGTGTACGGCTCTCAAAAATGGGTGTTCCGACCATGGTTCTCATTGCAGATTATCAGGTACTTACGGATCATGATGCTTTTGATCAGATAAGTCAGAATACCAAACAGCTGGTAATTGATTATCTTGCAGCAGGAATTGAGCCTGGAGAAAATACCATTATCTACCCTCACAGTTACGTTCCTGAATGTAATCAGCTCATGCTTCCGTTCCTTACTCTTGTTTCAAATTCTGAGCTTTCCCGCAATCCTACTGTAAAGGATGAAATTACAAAGTCTGATCTTGCTGTTGTTAACGCAGGTATGTATACATATCCTATTCATCAGGCATGTGACATTCTTTTCTGCAAGGGAAATGTTGTTCCTGTTGGAAAGGATCAGCTTCCTCACCTTGAGCTTACCCGTACGATAGCACGTCGATTTAATAAAAAATTCTGTAAAAAGACTCCTCCTGTATTTCCGATGCCGTATGCCCTTCTTTCTAAGACTCCGAGCATAAAGGGACTGGATGGAAGTGCTAAAATGAGTAAGAGCCTCGGAAATGCCGTTTATCTTTCAAGTACGGCAGACGAAACTGCAGCACTTATAAAAAAAGCAAAAACTGACGGGGAACGCGTAATTACTTATGATCCTGTAAACCGTCCGGAGGTTGCAAATCTTCTCATGCTCATTTCTTTATGTAACGGACAGGAACCTGAGGCAATTGCTGCTTCAATCGGTGACGGTGGAAGCGGAAAACTTAAGAGTGTTCTTACGGAAGCCCTTAATGAAGAGCTCCGTCCTCTTCGTGAAAAGCGTGCTCAGCTTGAGAAAGAACCTGATTATATCCGTCAGGTACTTACGGAAGGTGCAGGACGCGCCCGTGAAATTGCAGTAAAAACTCTTGATGAAGTTCGTTCTGCAATGAACATGGTAATATAA
- the alr gene encoding alanine racemase, which translates to MRATRALIHLDNLRNNILQIKSCVASDVKMCIAVKADAYGHGAVECARTACECGADFLAVATVDEGIELRNAGIKVPLLMLSLCAPEEVKNAVAYDITPLVFDAEYAGLFSKECTLQGKKDFSVHLAVDTGMGRIGCLPCEAAQTAAGIAALDNIVLGGMCTHFAVSDSLKASDCEYTERQFKLFKDAVESVRKAGIDPGICHCCNSAATLNNPEMHLDMVRPGIIVYGYYADEISKEFLEAKGIRIDLRPVMTFESEVCAVRSFRAGASIGYGCTWTADRDTRIAVIPAGYADGMLRNFSTAGVKVSVNGKNYPIRGRICMDQFMIELGNDTETCRWDKAVIFGDKDFGALQTADDVARLTGTISYEITCGISKRVPRVFLTSHTR; encoded by the coding sequence ATGAGAGCTACCAGAGCTTTAATTCATCTTGATAATTTAAGGAACAACATACTTCAGATAAAGTCCTGTGTTGCTTCTGACGTAAAAATGTGTATTGCCGTTAAAGCTGATGCTTACGGACATGGTGCTGTTGAATGTGCCAGAACTGCCTGTGAGTGCGGGGCTGATTTTCTTGCCGTTGCAACAGTTGATGAAGGCATTGAATTAAGAAATGCGGGAATAAAGGTTCCTTTGCTCATGCTTAGCCTTTGTGCGCCGGAGGAAGTAAAAAATGCCGTTGCATATGATATTACTCCTTTGGTTTTTGATGCTGAGTACGCAGGTCTGTTTTCCAAAGAATGCACGCTTCAGGGAAAAAAAGATTTTTCCGTACATCTTGCTGTGGATACGGGAATGGGAAGAATAGGCTGTCTTCCTTGTGAAGCAGCTCAGACTGCTGCCGGTATTGCTGCGCTGGATAACATTGTTCTTGGAGGAATGTGCACTCACTTTGCAGTAAGTGATTCTCTAAAAGCTTCGGACTGTGAATATACAGAACGTCAGTTTAAGCTTTTTAAGGATGCTGTTGAAAGTGTCCGTAAGGCAGGCATAGATCCGGGAATATGCCATTGCTGCAATAGTGCCGCAACCCTTAATAATCCGGAAATGCATCTTGATATGGTACGGCCCGGCATCATTGTTTACGGTTATTATGCAGATGAAATTTCTAAAGAGTTTCTTGAGGCTAAGGGAATCAGAATTGATTTAAGACCTGTAATGACTTTTGAATCAGAGGTATGTGCCGTAAGAAGTTTTAGGGCCGGAGCTTCTATTGGTTACGGATGTACATGGACGGCAGACAGAGATACCAGAATTGCTGTCATTCCGGCCGGTTATGCAGACGGAATGCTTAGAAATTTTTCTACTGCAGGAGTTAAGGTAAGTGTGAATGGAAAAAACTACCCTATCCGAGGCAGAATATGCATGGATCAGTTTATGATTGAACTGGGTAATGATACTGAAACCTGTCGCTGGGATAAGGCAGTCATCTTTGGAGACAAGGATTTCGGAGCCCTGCAGACAGCTGATGATGTAGCCCGTCTTACAGGTACGATTTCTTATGAAATAACCTGCGGTATTTCTAAGAGGGTTCCAAGGGTCTTTTTAACTTCACATACAAGATAA